Proteins encoded within one genomic window of Halodesulfurarchaeum formicicum:
- a CDS encoding deoxyhypusine synthase has product MTEDTKENVIPGSETELDSPDVRGYDFRGEFDVGELLESYATTGFQATAVAEAIDLIEQMREADATIYLTLTSNIVSSGLREVVAAMVREGLVDVLITTSGSITEDIIKSEKPFKMGEWEVDEAEMRESGINRLGNIFVPSDRYVWLESYLNDFFPDFFAEQKVRTPTAFSREIGERLDDPDSVLSQAAANDVPVYCPALVDAEVGNFLFYYRQNEEPEVGIEILEDYDSLIDEGLLAEETGLIVLGGGVPKHQAIMTNLFRGGADYAVYVSTGMEGDGSLSGAPPKEAVSWGKIKDGDRNHTLVEAEATLVLPLIVAGVLEDL; this is encoded by the coding sequence ATGACCGAGGACACGAAAGAGAACGTTATCCCGGGCTCCGAGACGGAACTTGACAGCCCGGACGTCCGCGGCTATGACTTCCGCGGGGAGTTCGATGTCGGGGAACTCCTGGAGAGCTACGCGACCACCGGCTTCCAGGCCACCGCGGTGGCGGAGGCCATCGACCTGATCGAGCAGATGCGCGAGGCGGATGCCACGATCTACCTCACCCTCACTTCGAACATCGTCTCCTCCGGCCTGCGGGAGGTCGTCGCGGCGATGGTTCGGGAAGGGCTGGTCGACGTGCTGATCACCACCTCCGGCTCGATCACCGAGGACATCATCAAATCGGAGAAACCCTTCAAGATGGGCGAGTGGGAGGTCGACGAGGCCGAGATGCGCGAGTCGGGGATCAACCGACTGGGCAACATCTTCGTCCCCTCGGACCGCTATGTCTGGCTCGAATCCTATCTCAACGACTTCTTCCCGGACTTCTTCGCCGAACAGAAGGTCCGCACCCCCACCGCCTTCTCCCGTGAGATCGGCGAGCGGCTGGACGATCCGGACTCGGTGCTGTCCCAGGCCGCGGCAAACGACGTGCCGGTGTACTGCCCCGCGCTGGTCGACGCCGAGGTCGGGAACTTCCTCTTCTACTACCGGCAGAACGAAGAGCCCGAGGTCGGCATCGAGATCCTGGAGGATTATGACTCGCTGATCGACGAAGGCCTGCTCGCCGAGGAGACCGGACTGATCGTCCTCGGCGGGGGCGTCCCGAAACACCAGGCGATCATGACGAACCTCTTCCGCGGCGGCGCGGACTACGCGGTGTACGTCTCGACCGGGATGGAGGGGGATGGCTCGCTCTCCGGCGCGCCGCCCAAGGAGGCCGTCTCCTGGGGCAAGATCAAGGACGGCGACCGAAATCACACCCTCGTCGAGGCCGAGGCGACCCTGGTCCTCCCGCTGATCGTCGCCGGCGTCCTCGAAGACCTCTAA